The Archocentrus centrarchus isolate MPI-CPG fArcCen1 chromosome 13, fArcCen1, whole genome shotgun sequence genomic interval catggtggtgtggtggttagcactgctgaatgacatctagaagttCTGGGctcaattccaccttggtccaggcctcctgctgtgtggagtttgaaataGTAGATATttagtctttttctttgtttttttgttcaccttctggttctctacttgtactttttttttgtttttttttttttgttccatggacaaatgttatttgtaaatgttaatataccagtgttcagcagggctgagttttatcatgtttgtttatttaccagatttaaacagacacagttcaacattgtaaaaaatatttttgttactaatatttttgttaccaggagactggttccagagcccaggccatgcgttgaggtgagcccaactatatctagctggtatctcttaacctcacgcactagctcaggttcCTTCCCCACCAAaaaggtgacattccatgtcccaatagccagtctcgatagccaggAATCGGTCCGCCAaggcctccacccttggccaccgcccgacacacactgcacccgaccccctaagacacctcctgcaggtggtgggcctacaggagggcaggcccatgtaAGCTCTTCGGGCTGTGCCTGGCCAGGCACCACAgactaatgcccggccaccagaggCCCTCCTTCGAGCTCCCTcccctggctccagggtggggccccggtaaccctatgcCGGGCAGGGTAAAATGTTCCCTCGTTGTTGtagacataggggtcttctgagccgctctttgtctggatcctcacccaggaccaatttgccatgggagaccctaccagggggacaagcccctggacaacatagctccaGGGACCACTGGGACatacaaacccctccaccacgaaaaagtggcgattcacggaggggTACTTCTTTCTGTTGTAATATAAATTTGAGGTATAAAATTAGGTTACTACCAAATTAGTGTcactcatttaaaaatatttacttcCAAATACTACACAGAAATTATGATTTTAGATTAGACAGGTTATCATATTATtaccaaaattacaaaaattgctATGATTACTGTTTTTTCTTCATAGGCATTGTCACTTTTGTTTCCCATGTATGGCCACTAGTTATTACACCACTATTTAAATTTCAGTCTAATATTTCTTAAACTCTAACAAAGTTGATACTAAGCCACTAGTTGAATAACACCTTAGTAATTACACAAAATTAAGTTGTAATAGCTTATTATTTCCTCTTATTTCCACATTGTTTGCCCACTATCTGCATATTAGCACTTTTtagtttaaatataaaaatcctCTGGGAAGCTTACAAGAGGAGACCAGGGTTATTGCTAACAGTAGAAATTATGCTTAAGACATAAAGACCTCAGGATAAGGGAATATCCTcttgaaggaaaaataaataaataaaaagccttTGTCTGAATACCTATATAAACCAGTGAAAACTTGtttatgcacatacacagacacctGACATCAGGCAGTGATGGCCACAGCAGGTCGTATAATTGGACTGGTACTGgctgtgtatttatttcaacTGAATTCAGCTGTTGTCTTAGCTATGTGCCTAGACTGTCTGAATCAAAGGACTAGTTTCACAGGTGCTGGTACTGTGACTTCATTTGTAAAATGTAAGCTGCAGGGTAGCACTCGTTTACCTGCATTCTCAATGGATGGAGATTTTATCATCGGGGGCTCTTTCGGGCTTCATGCCTTCGTGGACACAATTTACAATAACTACACGAGCATGCCGGAGTCTGTGAAATGCAAAGGGAGGTCAGTAAAAGGGAGATGTGGGTGATAAAAGCATATTTTGATATGTATATTTCTTGCTTTGTGTtctgccaaaaacaaacaaaaaagttctgcaaaaattcTGATAAATTTATagttttaaagtaattttaagttttgctgtgttttcacaATATGAATTATAATGTATTACGCAACAGTTTTATAAATATCAaccaagaaattaaaaaaactttatagtttatttgttttttgtattatttagcACTAATTTCTTGTACCAATATTGGGTACTAGATTTACCTGGTCAGGTAACCATTCAATACACATTTGATACACAGATCAATTGCAGTCATTCTTTGACTTGAATCTTTGTAGTCTAAAAAGTGGCACAATtgttttgcagcattcacaCCCGTGGGCTGCACTTCTCACGTGCAATGGTCTTTGCCATAGAAGAGATTAACAacagcacagagctgctgccaggAATCAGGCTTGGGTATCAGATTTATGACTCATGTGCATTAGTGCCTGTGGCAGTGCATGTggcatttcagtttttgaataGCTTTGACCCTGTGTTGTACACTGATAACAATTGCTCTCAATCTGGTATGGTGGTAGCTGTTGTTGGTGACTCTGACTCTACGACATCCATCAGCATCTCACGGCTTATCAGTTCCTTTAACATTCCTCAAGTAAGTATTTTGAATTACTGCcacattttctatttaaaataTGCATATGCATGATTTTTGATTATGCAGTTGTTTCAGTGTTGCAccatttcatttgtttgctttAGGTGAGCCACTTTGCCACATGTGCATGTTTGTCTGACAAACAGCAGTACCCCAATTTTTTCAGAACAATCCCCAGTGACCAGTTCCAAGCTGAAGCACTAGCCAAGCTGATAAAACACTTTGGCTGGACTTGGATAGGTGCTGTCCGGTCAGATTCAGATTATGGAAATAACGGCATGGCATCTTTTCTagaagcagcacagagagaggggATCTGTGTGGAATACTCTGTATCTTTCTTATGGACCCACCCACAGAGCAGGATTCAGAGAGTAGCAGATGTTATCCGCAGGTTTCTATATCACACATACTGTGTGAAAttagcttctttctttctttttgtttttttaaattaaccttTCATGATGTCATGAGACAGTTAAAAAATGTTCACATACATTATATTGTCTCTTAAGGTCTaaagctgtggttgttgtggcatttgcatCTTTTGGAAACATGAAGATCCTGTTGGAGGAGCTTTCACGTGAGCCATCCCCACCTCGCCAGTGGATAGGCAGTGAGGCATGGCTAACCAACACAGAATTAACAAGGTTCACTTTCTGTGCTGGGGCCATTGGATTTGGGATTCCAAAGTCTGTAATCCCGGGTTTCAGAGACTTCCTGCggaatctctctttctctgaagTTGCTGCTTCCCCAGTGTTTACAGAGTTCTGGGAGGACGCATTCAACTGTACACTGAACAAAAGTaaggttttcttgattttaaGTTGACACACTTCTTCTCAAAACCTACAGATAATGgccaaatattttcatttgatttaatgactttaatgacAGGTgacaaattttatatatattttttatccttttaccTTAGCATAATTTGTCAGATTCATCAAAAGGAAAATGTCTGAAATCTAGTTTAACTTTCACTGTTGAAAACATCTAGTCtgcctttttgtatttttagttcCTGCTGCAGACAAGAAGGTGTGTGATGGAACTGAAGACATACAGAATCTCCAAAGCCAGTACACTGACACATCTGAGCTCAGAATTACTAACATGGTGTACAAGGCTGTGTATGCAATAGCTCACGCCATCCATAATGCAGTGTGTAAAGGGAAAAATGCCACAGCTATGTGTGACAAACGAATGAAGATAGAACCCAGACAGGTCAGATTAAATGAATCAATGTCTCCCATCATCTCTAATATCACTTGgatgaaaatgtaatattaGTTGTTAAAATATtgtacctttttttctttctttcttgtccctttctgtatttattaattttcacaGGTTTTAACTCAGTTAAAGAAAGTAAATTTTTCCCAGAATGGTTATGATGTGTCATTTAATGCTAATGGGGATCCTGTGGCTGTTTATGAGCTGGTTAATTGGCAAAAAAGTGAAAGTGGCATCACTAAAATAGTAACTGTTGGGCTTTATGATGCATCACTGCCAGTGGGCCAGGAGTTCAGAATTAATAGAAACATAACCTGGATGGAGCATAGCA includes:
- the LOC115790830 gene encoding extracellular calcium-sensing receptor-like is translated as MDGDFIIGGSFGLHAFVDTIYNNYTSMPESVKCKGSIHTRGLHFSRAMVFAIEEINNSTELLPGIRLGYQIYDSCALVPVAVHVAFQFLNSFDPVLYTDNNCSQSGMVVAVVGDSDSTTSISISRLISSFNIPQVSHFATCACLSDKQQYPNFFRTIPSDQFQAEALAKLIKHFGWTWIGAVRSDSDYGNNGMASFLEAAQREGICVEYSVSFLWTHPQSRIQRVADVIRRSKAVVVVAFASFGNMKILLEELSREPSPPRQWIGSEAWLTNTELTRFTFCAGAIGFGIPKSVIPGFRDFLRNLSFSEVAASPVFTEFWEDAFNCTLNKIPAADKKVCDGTEDIQNLQSQYTDTSELRITNMVYKAVYAIAHAIHNAVCKGKNATAMCDKRMKIEPRQVLTQLKKVNFSQNGYDVSFNANGDPVAVYELVNWQKSESGITKIVTVGLYDASLPVGQEFRINRNITWMEHSTKVPVSVCSDSCPPGTRKVLQKGKPICCYDCILCPEGEISNTTDSADCLPCYKEFWPNAKRDTCVPKPVEFLSFQDSLGIILATVSAVGACLAIITAAIFFCHRTTPIVRANNSELSFLLLISLTLCFLCSLTFIGAPSEWSCMLRHTSFGITFVLCISCVLGKTIVVLMAFKATLPGSNVMKWFGPPQQRMTVMCFTFIQVLICTIWLVLSPPFPMKNLTTYKEKIILECALGSAFGFWAVLGYIGLLASFCFVLAVLARKLPDNFNEAKLITFSMLIFCAVWITFIPAYVSSPGKFTVVVEIFAILASSFGLIMCIFAPKCFIILFKPEKNTKKYLMNKNQS